In Streptomyces ambofaciens ATCC 23877, a single genomic region encodes these proteins:
- a CDS encoding Z1 domain-containing protein has product MSAVPDEPMAKATRLVLGFLPQDRQPKPDEVQNAVNAIFGMLAAQGEDLDRDQLAKEIEAMTAVFQERSLALVDPKGHEPWLPEAKNDRAWDFWERYRRYLEDVVNLPPWVVRRLDQSSDEVLSQLEDPRRSGPWRRQGLVIGQVQSGKTGQYIGLAAKAVDAGYRFIVVLAGIHNDLRSQTQLRIDEGLLGFDTQHQNRSNEDGRSRAIGAGAMPLAKKLDIASPTSSAEKGDFGLATAKAINFPLGSFPVVLVVKKHYKILEYLRNWVIDVHGTEDENGEKVVKDLPLFVIDDEADNASINTVRDPEADPTKTNAAIRKLMKSFDKAAYVGYTATPFANIYIDPDVDHDVAGEDLFPASFIRSLPSPSNYLGPERVFGLQVDDEDEEDVQPLPLVRHVDDADTWLPTRHKSGDIPGDRLPQSLRDAIFSFVLACAARRARGQTKVHNSMLVHVTRFTAVQSLVRDQVDDHLRLIVDMIRDRYGKGPELRAELQALWERDFVPTTDEFPADEMQRLTWEQVSEQLLPALRKIQVKTVNGTSKDALDYYENRRNGLSVIAIGGQKLSRGLTLDGLTVSYYLRVSKTYDTLLQMGRWFGYRPGYEDVCRLYTTPALEDAYVEVTAATDELRREVEEMAALSLTPKEFGLKVRSSSLGLTVTAANKMRQSAKILLSYSGEGPETVIFKLADRTLENNFKALETLVRRLDDVAELVPGVSGANVRWGGVPPEVVSEFLTSYETDRMAQRVRPRLIAKYVEQCAKVGELGNWTVCLVSSTTSKSPRDIAGYPVGLVTRKALNDGFRAEGRYTIRRVLSPPDELIGLDRPQEDAARKAAKKEAEQKEKASAPKTPAGPHIRRQRRTDQGLLLIYPIELPQAAAGESTTPLVGFQVSFPHSDYQSKTEYIANTVWLQEDIYTIAEEDEA; this is encoded by the coding sequence GTGAGCGCCGTTCCCGACGAACCCATGGCCAAGGCCACGCGCCTGGTTCTCGGATTCCTGCCACAGGACCGTCAGCCGAAGCCGGATGAGGTGCAGAACGCGGTAAACGCCATCTTCGGGATGCTGGCCGCGCAGGGGGAGGACCTTGACCGGGACCAGCTGGCCAAGGAGATCGAGGCCATGACCGCCGTGTTCCAGGAGCGGTCGCTGGCCCTCGTGGACCCCAAGGGGCACGAACCCTGGCTGCCCGAGGCGAAGAACGACCGTGCCTGGGACTTCTGGGAGCGCTACCGGCGATACCTCGAAGACGTCGTGAACCTTCCGCCGTGGGTCGTCAGGCGGCTGGACCAGAGCTCGGACGAGGTACTGAGCCAGCTGGAGGATCCTCGCCGTTCCGGCCCCTGGCGTCGCCAGGGTCTCGTGATCGGCCAGGTGCAGTCGGGCAAGACCGGTCAGTACATCGGGCTCGCCGCGAAGGCCGTGGACGCGGGATACCGGTTCATCGTGGTCCTCGCCGGCATCCACAACGACCTCCGGAGCCAGACACAGCTCCGGATTGACGAAGGGCTCCTGGGATTCGACACCCAGCACCAGAACCGATCGAACGAGGACGGCCGTTCACGTGCTATCGGTGCGGGAGCCATGCCCCTCGCCAAGAAGCTCGACATCGCGTCGCCGACCAGTAGCGCGGAGAAGGGGGACTTCGGCCTCGCGACCGCCAAGGCCATCAACTTCCCCCTCGGCAGTTTCCCCGTCGTCCTCGTCGTCAAGAAGCATTACAAGATTCTCGAATACCTGCGCAACTGGGTGATAGACGTCCACGGCACCGAGGACGAGAACGGCGAGAAGGTCGTGAAGGACCTCCCTCTGTTCGTCATTGACGACGAGGCCGACAACGCCTCGATCAACACGGTCCGTGACCCCGAGGCAGATCCGACCAAGACCAACGCCGCGATCCGCAAGCTCATGAAGAGTTTCGACAAGGCCGCGTATGTCGGGTACACGGCCACCCCCTTCGCCAACATCTACATAGACCCGGACGTGGACCACGACGTCGCCGGGGAGGATCTCTTCCCCGCCAGCTTCATCCGCAGTCTTCCCTCGCCGTCGAACTACCTCGGTCCCGAGCGGGTCTTCGGGCTCCAGGTCGACGACGAGGATGAGGAGGACGTGCAACCGCTGCCGCTCGTGCGCCATGTGGACGACGCGGACACCTGGCTCCCCACCAGGCACAAGTCCGGTGACATTCCTGGCGACAGGCTCCCGCAGTCCCTGCGTGACGCGATCTTCTCGTTCGTGCTTGCCTGTGCCGCCCGCCGGGCGAGAGGGCAGACGAAGGTCCACAACTCGATGCTGGTGCACGTCACCCGCTTCACCGCGGTGCAGAGCCTCGTCCGCGACCAGGTCGACGACCACCTGCGGCTCATCGTTGACATGATCCGAGACCGGTACGGAAAGGGCCCCGAGCTCCGTGCCGAACTCCAGGCTCTCTGGGAGCGGGACTTCGTTCCCACCACGGACGAGTTCCCTGCTGACGAGATGCAGCGCCTGACCTGGGAACAGGTCTCCGAACAGCTCCTTCCTGCCCTGAGGAAGATCCAGGTCAAGACGGTGAACGGCACCTCCAAGGATGCGCTCGACTACTACGAGAACCGGAGGAACGGCCTGTCCGTGATCGCCATCGGGGGACAGAAGCTCTCCCGTGGCCTCACCCTGGACGGGCTGACCGTCAGCTATTACCTGCGCGTGTCGAAGACGTACGACACCCTCCTCCAGATGGGCCGGTGGTTCGGGTACCGCCCCGGCTACGAGGACGTGTGCCGTCTGTACACCACGCCCGCGCTTGAGGACGCCTACGTGGAGGTCACCGCTGCGACCGACGAACTCCGCAGGGAGGTCGAGGAGATGGCGGCGCTCAGCCTCACTCCGAAGGAGTTCGGTCTGAAGGTCCGTTCCTCCTCGCTGGGGCTCACCGTGACCGCGGCCAACAAGATGCGGCAGAGCGCGAAGATCCTTCTCAGCTACTCGGGGGAGGGACCGGAGACAGTGATCTTCAAGCTCGCGGACAGGACCCTCGAGAACAACTTCAAGGCCCTCGAAACCCTTGTCCGTCGGCTGGACGACGTTGCGGAACTCGTGCCCGGGGTCTCAGGGGCCAACGTGCGGTGGGGAGGGGTGCCCCCTGAGGTCGTCTCCGAGTTCCTCACCTCCTATGAAACCGACCGCATGGCTCAGCGGGTTCGGCCGAGGCTCATCGCCAAGTACGTGGAGCAGTGCGCCAAGGTGGGTGAGCTGGGCAACTGGACCGTGTGCCTGGTCAGTAGCACGACGTCGAAGTCGCCACGAGACATCGCCGGGTACCCTGTCGGCCTCGTGACCCGCAAGGCGCTCAACGACGGCTTCAGGGCCGAGGGAAGGTACACGATTCGCCGGGTACTCAGCCCGCCGGACGAACTGATCGGTCTCGACAGGCCACAGGAGGACGCGGCACGAAAGGCCGCGAAGAAGGAGGCGGAGCAGAAGGAGAAGGCGTCGGCTCCGAAGACGCCGGCGGGCCCGCACATCCGGCGGCAGCGGCGGACCGACCAGGGCCTCCTGCTGATCTACCCCATCGAGCTGCCGCAGGCCGCCGCCGGTGAGTCGACGACACCCCTCGTCGGCTTCCAGGTGAGCTTCCCGCACTCCGACTACCAGTCCAAGACCGAGTACATCGCCAACACCGTCTGGCTCCAGGAGGACATCTACACCATCGCCGAGGAGGACGAGGCATGA
- a CDS encoding ATP-binding protein, protein MTYDIAAPEPAGMVASLSSLGYSLPAAVADLVDNSIAADARNIDVEFTWAGRDSWIAVVDDGRGMSAQELVTAMTVAARGPATSRSSTDLGRFGVGLKSASFSQSRQLSVATATDGVWHVRTWDLDVVEESGEWRLLHGADVDTTTVLDRLRSGTAHGTIVLWRRLNGYNGSDVREDDERTQKQFYAESARTESHLGMVFARFLTGSRRRSLRVSGTLVEPWDPFMGNHPSVQRLPTEELPLGGSSVRVEAFILPSAHRLTPEEYGMAAGPQGWLDQQGFYVYRRNRLILAGDWLGQRGMRREEKYNLARIAVDIPAETDVEWGVDVRKSSVVPPVGLRPHLHRIARQARARAADVLRHRGQVAARTHGDPLSYAWNVRRPDGRITCRINRSHPLVQAALRPGGNSTADVRALIRLLEETVPVAALRVMHETDTSDDPEPFGGPGPADEAATEVAERIYESLVSGGRSPAAARERLRTMPPFDQLQGFWSG, encoded by the coding sequence ATGACGTACGACATCGCGGCCCCCGAACCCGCGGGCATGGTGGCTTCGCTCAGCTCCCTGGGGTACTCGCTGCCGGCTGCCGTCGCGGATCTCGTCGACAACAGCATCGCGGCTGACGCCCGGAACATCGACGTCGAGTTCACCTGGGCGGGACGGGACTCATGGATCGCAGTCGTCGATGACGGCAGGGGCATGAGCGCCCAGGAACTTGTCACGGCAATGACCGTGGCGGCTCGCGGACCCGCGACGTCACGCTCCTCCACTGACCTGGGCCGTTTCGGCGTGGGGCTGAAGTCCGCCTCGTTCTCGCAGTCGCGGCAACTCTCCGTGGCCACAGCGACCGATGGGGTGTGGCACGTACGGACCTGGGACCTCGATGTCGTTGAGGAGTCCGGTGAGTGGAGGCTCCTCCACGGAGCCGACGTCGACACAACTACCGTGTTGGACAGGCTTCGGAGCGGCACGGCCCACGGGACGATCGTGCTCTGGCGGCGGCTCAACGGCTACAACGGCAGTGACGTTCGCGAGGACGACGAGCGCACCCAGAAGCAGTTCTACGCCGAGTCGGCCCGCACGGAGTCGCACCTCGGAATGGTCTTCGCCCGGTTCCTCACCGGGAGCCGGCGCCGGAGCCTGCGTGTGTCCGGAACCCTGGTAGAACCGTGGGATCCGTTCATGGGCAACCACCCTTCTGTCCAGCGGCTCCCAACCGAGGAACTGCCTCTCGGCGGCAGCTCTGTGAGGGTCGAGGCGTTCATCCTCCCCAGCGCCCACCGGCTCACCCCGGAGGAGTACGGCATGGCCGCAGGGCCACAGGGGTGGCTCGACCAGCAGGGCTTCTATGTCTACCGCCGCAACCGCCTGATCCTGGCCGGCGACTGGCTGGGGCAGAGAGGTATGCGTCGCGAGGAGAAGTACAACCTGGCGCGCATCGCCGTCGACATCCCTGCCGAGACGGACGTCGAATGGGGCGTCGACGTGAGGAAGTCCAGCGTCGTCCCGCCCGTGGGTCTACGTCCACACCTCCACCGCATCGCACGTCAGGCCCGGGCGAGGGCCGCAGACGTACTGCGGCACCGCGGACAGGTCGCTGCACGTACCCACGGTGATCCCCTGTCGTACGCGTGGAACGTGCGCCGACCGGATGGCAGGATCACGTGCAGGATCAACCGCAGCCATCCACTGGTCCAGGCCGCTCTGCGGCCCGGCGGTAACAGCACTGCGGACGTACGCGCGTTGATCCGGCTTCTGGAGGAGACGGTGCCCGTCGCCGCCCTCCGGGTGATGCATGAGACGGACACAAGCGATGACCCGGAACCGTTCGGTGGTCCAGGACCCGCTGACGAGGCGGCAACCGAGGTAGCAGAGCGCATCTACGAATCACTCGTCTCGGGCGGCCGATCGCCCGCCGCCGCGCGCGAGAGGTTGCGAACCATGCCTCCCTTCGACCAACTGCAGGGCTTCTGGAGCGGATGA